In Luteitalea sp., one genomic interval encodes:
- a CDS encoding tetratricopeptide repeat protein: MWHRVLFGTSLAALGLAVSVTRALQAAQAPPRVPDASDPSSIADLAPLSAPTDALMAGAVEAFRRGDLLRARDLATRALAAGQRQAPLYKLLAVTEYLLGDAPQFETHIREALALAPEEADLHYHLARHLYEQKRYREAATSFGRASTLSPDHYKARYYEGLVAEVMGQPDRARELFSNAIATIERLRVRYVWPHVDLGRLLVDQGDIERGLGWLYRAVRTDPELPYGQYEYAKALLREGPTADVERALLEAIRLDPGYASAYYVLARYYAKIGDEQRAQQTLAKFKDVQADDMPSPYGLRR, translated from the coding sequence GTGTGGCACCGCGTCCTCTTCGGAACAAGTCTGGCAGCGCTGGGACTTGCCGTTTCGGTTACTCGTGCCCTTCAGGCCGCGCAAGCACCGCCCCGCGTGCCAGACGCCTCCGATCCTTCCTCGATTGCGGATCTCGCGCCGCTGTCAGCGCCCACCGACGCCCTCATGGCGGGCGCCGTGGAGGCATTCCGGCGTGGCGACCTCTTGCGCGCGCGCGATCTCGCGACGCGCGCGCTGGCAGCGGGCCAGCGACAGGCGCCGCTCTACAAGCTGCTGGCGGTGACCGAATACCTCCTTGGGGATGCGCCACAGTTCGAGACCCACATCCGAGAGGCGCTGGCCCTCGCCCCTGAGGAGGCGGACCTGCACTATCATCTGGCGCGCCACCTCTACGAGCAGAAGCGGTATCGGGAAGCTGCCACATCCTTCGGGCGAGCGAGCACCCTCAGCCCGGACCACTACAAGGCGCGCTACTACGAAGGTCTCGTCGCTGAGGTCATGGGACAACCGGACCGGGCACGCGAGCTGTTCAGCAATGCCATCGCGACGATCGAGCGGCTTCGGGTTCGTTACGTGTGGCCCCACGTGGACCTTGGCCGGCTCTTGGTGGATCAGGGTGACATCGAGCGCGGGCTGGGCTGGCTCTATCGAGCCGTTCGCACCGATCCAGAGCTTCCCTACGGGCAGTATGAGTACGCAAAAGCGCTCCTTCGCGAAGGGCCGACGGCCGACGTCGAGCGCGCTCTCTTGGAGGCAATCCGCCTCGATCCGGGTTACGCGTCGGCGTACTACGTGCTAGCCCGTTATTACGCGAAGATCGGCGACGAGCAGCGGGCACAGCAGACGTTGGCGAAGTTCAAGGATGTGCAGGCCGACGACATGCCATCGCCCTACGGCTTGCGGCGGTGA